The window TTCTTACTGCTCTGAATCAAATCCAACTCTTCGTTCGCCCATTGCATAAGAAAACTGAGCTCATGTCTCTCTTTGAATGAATTATTCACACTTGGCTCCATATTCACTAATatttaaaagctgctgctgtgggaaatgCCGTTCCCTTTTTTCCAGACGTTGTTCCAGACGATTCAGCTTAAACCATTCACCAAAGAACAATCTGACGCACTGGggtggttgttttctttctcgGAGCTGCATGGCCagatggggagaggaggagggagaggacaGGAACAGAGCTCCTTCCCCTGGCATGTATCCCTTGTGCAGGACACACAGAGGACAGTACAAGGGATGTGCATGAGGACATGTCCCGCATGCTGTCACCTCGCAGCAGCCCTCAAGCATCATGGAATCGTTAAgcttgaaaaagaccactaaggcCATCAAGTCCAGCTATCAACCCATGACCACCACACccactcacagaatcattaaggttggaaaagcctgCTAAGAACACCatttccaaccccaacccacccaccccatgcccactaaccacgtccatcagtgccacaacctgatgttccttgaacacctccaggaatggtgaccccaccacctccctgggcagcccatgctaATTCTTGGCTTGGTCCTAAGGAACTCATTATTATCCTGGTAGGCACTGAGGGTGGGCCACAGTAAGGACTCCAGGTAGCAGAACTGCCTCAAGTCCATCTATGGGCCAAGCCCACAGTCCTGCAGGTGGCATTGCATCTCCAAAGTCCCACCTGCCTCCCGTAGCCACACAGGAGCCTTTCAGCATCTCTGATTTGgattttcaaaaggaaactCTTTCTCTTACTGGCAGGAAAAACAGCCCCAAAGTGATTTACTGAGGCTATTGAGATCTCTCCTGCAAGAATCAGGGTTTCCATGGCAGAGCTCTTATCAGTCAGATAGCTATCCACTGTTCAGCCCTGCTGTTAATTAATCGCTCTGACCCTCACCCCAGGGACAAAGTGAGCAACAGACACACTCACGAATTTCTGAGGCTCCTCTAAAGCTGAGGCTCTCAGTTTCAGCCCTCCCCACCCATACACCTGAATCAGCTTTGCTCAGTGGAGCTTCCCTTTGACCCAACAACAATTCCTCCTTTGGCTTTCTACTGCCCcaagctttttttctctaggTTTGGTGTAATCAAGATGACATCCTTTTTGCTTCAACAGTTTCTGGAAGGAGATTGCTTGCTGGGATTTGTCACAACACtgccagaagaaaacaaggaacCATTTATCCACATAACCCCAATGGAGCCAGAAAATGCACTCAGCTTATGCTCCATGCATTGCCATGGCTCTGCATCGCTCCCATCAGGCACGTCAGCCCCACTGAGAGCCTCCATTCATCTCCTAAAGCACCAGGAGATGCCCTCTGCACAAGGCCTGCACCTCGGGCAAGCACACAAAGGCAGCTTTGCACCAGCCTCTGTATCAGCGATGCTGTTCCCAGCTCAATTTCACCTTTGCAAAGGTTTCTCTATCCAAATTTTCCCTTTCTGACAAAGCAGCCCACTTGCAGCTGGACATTTTTATCCAGGTCTGGCTCCAGGTTtgaaaggctttttattttggaGCTGAAAATGGACCAACTGTCCTTGGAGGCGTCACCAAGAACAAATGCTGATACctgattttcctttccaatgTTTCCTCTCCAGTGCAGACCAGACCTACATTCATGCACGTTTCTAATTAGATGCCACTTTGTCGCAGCAATttataggatcacagaatcattaaggttggagaagaccactaCAAACATTCaatccaaccaccaacccatcacccCTATGcccaccaaaccatgtccctcagtgccacatttgtTGATGTTGGTAGCACGACTCCAACACGTGGGGGGAAACCACCACCAAAAATCCCACCCTGGGCTGGCAGACACACCGTGATGCTCTACACCATTTGTTGTTCAGCTGCTGCAAATGCGAGACAGGCACACATTGTGGGGCCTCTGTCTGTACAAGAAAACCTGCATCACACCCAGTTAATATTCAAACTGTGATTAATCAAAATACTCCTCTTGTTCCAATTATGCTCACTGTTTGCCTGCACATCCTTTACTTTTGTTTAAGCTTGAGCAGAGTCAATTGGAATCGAGGATTGATGGTGGCTGCCAAACACTCCGCTCTCCAATGGCAATAAGTTACACTCCCATTATGCAGCATGCAACAAAGAGGGATGATATTTATTCTGgagatgttttctttcccaagaaATACTCAAAACACAGCTGCCATGAGGTAACTCAGCACCACAGGTGCTGCCCTACAGGAAGACATGGGGTAGCTCAGGATCCAGTGCAACCCTAGGAATCGAGAACAAATGAAACCATCAGCATCAATCCCCATGCAAAGAGCAGCTTCCTTGGGCTCTCCAAATCCTCTGAAACCCCATGGCCGATTCAAAATAGTTCTACATTGTGCCAGCAGCCCAGAGGAGATGCTGgacccagcagcaccacacaTCTGAGTAATGGTTTATTTTTAGGCTTCAGCATGAAAGTCATTGATCTGAGCTCATAATTGCATCGTTATCTGTGCCCTATGAGATAAAGAGATTTCTAGCTGAAGTCCTTCTGAAAAGCCGCGCTTGAAAgtagatttatttctttgagcTTCTCtatttttcaagtgaaatatTTAACAGTGAAAATTTGCcatcctttatttatttatttttgatccCAGAAGACAGAAGTGTCTCCTGTAGGAAGGCCAGGAGAGATGGGATAAGAGGtgacctgcagcactgccttttGGGATGGCAGCAGCTATCCTGGAGCCAGATTTGGGAGGAGCCCCAGGGTGTCCCACCATGAACTGCTCCCATCTCCAGAGCAGCCATGAAGGCACCCCACATCCTTGCACAGCTCCCACCACTTCCTCCTTATTGAGAAAATAATGCTAATGCACTAAAAGGCTCTCTGCAATGCAAAGCAAGGATGAGAGCTTTGTAGAAGTCCTTTTTAATGAATTACACCCTAAGAAGAGAGGTTAGCAGTGGGCACTTCagggtcatagaatcatttgagtcgGAAGGGACCCCCAAAAGCCAactgctcccactgcctgcagtgcacaggggcGCCCACATCTctatcagtgctcacagccccatcccctgggtgtctgcagggatggggcaccaccacctctctgggcaccctgtgcagtgcctcactgccctcagtgTAAaaacttccttatatccagtctaaatctcctctcttttagtttgaaaccatttccccttgtcctatcacaacagaccctgcttcAGAGTCCacccccttctttcttacagcctccATTTAGATACCGAAAGAACGATAACATGGATTGTGTCCTTGGGCACTGCCACAAGCTTCACAAAAGGAAAGCACATCTTGGGAGAAGACAGCAGAGAGGCAAGCAGTGATCCCTGTAGGGATCTCCTGTTGCACCATTCTTGGGAAGCACACCACGTTGGTATCATAGATCCAACAAAGCTGCTGAGTTCTTTCCCTGAGAGAAGCACTCACCTCCTgctcagaagcagcacaggagcCCAGCGCTTGGTCATCATCCTCAGCCCAGCGGGTGGAAGAGGTGTGCTCTGCTCCCAgactttctcctcctctctgaaGCTCCCTGGCCATTCTCCAACACCAGCAAGAGATCCACTTCCACACCAGCTGCTTACTGAGCTGGCTGTCACCTATGCTTTACAGTTGTCTCAATGAAAAGCAAATCTGTATTGATTCCATAACAACCAAGGCTGTAAATTACTGTTTGGGACTGGCTTGGTCAGTACTGAGATGAGAATCTATTGATTGCACCGAAGGTTTTAATCTAATTAGGACTCAAGGAAACTTGTTGGAATAGCAGAACAATTCAGATGCTCTGAgatgtaattaaaaacataaagcaTAATGAAACATAATACCTACAAAAGCACAACATGCAAATAATGGCCCTGGTCAAACAAAGTTTGCAGTCCAAGGGCTTCCTGTTAGgctgagaagaaaacaggagtAGAAGTATCAGCTGGGGCCTAATGACCCTCTTTTatcccctctctctctctctttagaAGCCCTTCCAATCAGGAACTCACAACCAACCACAGCTGAGCTGCCATGTCCGTAATTACGTGGGGCAGCAATTAAACCTGGTGTCAATTAAACCAGGTGGTGCTGGGGGGAATGTCTTGCACCCCATTCCAGCCTTCCTTGTTATTAGTGAAGCAGCAGTggcctctgctgctgcatctctgcATTGCACCCAGCAATACTGCACGGCCTGGGTGTCCTTTCAGGGATGCAGGGGGTATGGGCGCCCAGCACATGAGAAatatggacctgttggagcacatccagaggagggccacaaaaatgacccatGGGAAGGAGCACCATCCCAGGGGACAAACCCTTTAGCCGGATCTGCTGTGAGAGggcaagaggaaatggtttcaaacggAGAGAATTAGATtggatagaagaaaaaaagctgtttgtgctgagggcagtgaggcactgcacagggtgcacagagagctggtggtgctccatccctgcacacagccacactcaggggatggggctgtgagcactgctggagctgtgggtgtccctgtgcactgcaggcagtgggagcagatGGTAACTGCATTGCATGGGGGGTAGCTGCAACCTGAGCACAACAAAGGGCACTGGGATGTTGGATCTGTGTGGTTGAGTTACTCTACAATGGGATGCATAGCAGTGTCACAGCAAATCAGGGGCTGCCCTGGATGCACTGTGAGATTCGTGTTCCTCCTGAGCATGCCGAGAGCCCATGAACACTTTGAGAGTGCTTCCCATGGGGAATCCCCATCTTTCACCAAAATCCACACCAACCCCATTGCACAGGAGGGAAAGCCAAGCTCCACAGCACTGGGAGCTCTTTgttctgcagggatggggtacAAACATGACCACCCCCCCCCACGTGTTCCTATTCTCATAGGGAACGAAAGAAGCCAAGAACCATccgttattttttttttcttttccaatagTCTCACTTTATTAGATACCACACCAAGAGAGGATGTTGTGCTGCATGCAGCGGAAGACTGGAGTATTTCTAGTTCCTGTgtaacattttctctttctgttaaTATTTGTAAACtgatattttgctgtaaaaTCACTGCATGCAAGTTGGAATGCAAACAGCAGTAGAAGaggctttttgtttcattttgttctttttgttgttgctgtacCATTCCCCATCCATACGTGCATGCTTTATTTACAACGAAAAGAAAGTCATTCAGGGCAGAAATTACCATCAGAAAAAACTCAGAGGAGAGTGGCAAACAGAGACAAGGACTGTGGTTTGCACAATACCCAGAGTGGGACCAGCAAGTtgcactttatttattttcatgggtGCCAAGAGATGAGTTGAGCATCGGTTGTCTGAAGGGAGAGCAGGGCACATTGATACAGGACACAGGAGGAAGCTACTTCGGTAAAAGCAACCTTAATTTAATAGCTCTGCACGCACAAAGGAGGGTGGGCTGCTGCATGGCTGGAATAAAGGAGTTGCTtagatttgatttcatttgttcttttttaaaggtaACTTCAGAAGTTTCCCCAGCATTCCCCCATTCCTTGGGGgttatggaaataaaaatattttaaatatatatatatatatttcaagaataggaaaataattcatCTCAGTGACAAGGAAGCTCTGCAGTACAGCTGGACTAGAGCACAGCAGGACACAGCAGCGAGGtgcatggggcagcagcacagccagaggGGCTGGAGCCTGGTTTTGCACAGCATGCGCGGGTTGTGGTTGACCAAAAGGAcaacccagcactgctcagtgaTGTTGCTATGCTTGAGGTTGTCCGGAgacagcaggggaagcaggatGGAAACAGAAGTGAAGGGTATCAGTCTGAGAGCACTGCGGCTCTCTGCtagagacagcaaagaaaacaccTCCAGACAATCGTTAAAGCACAGCTTGTAGACAACAGATCTTGAAGACAACAGATCTTGTGCAGACTTGCAAAAACTATAACCAAAAAATATACGCATCCAAAAACGAAAAAGTTGGAAGACCTCTATCTGTGGCAGCTGCTGTCAGTGTTTGTGGTATTTTAAAGCAACAATCTATGAACATAACAGCTAGTTGGTGGGAAATTTCTTCTCCCTTGGCTTCCCTCCTGCACGGTGCATCCAATGTTGGGGCAGCCCAACTGCATTggacagcaggacagcagcaaagccccATGCTGCCCTCAGCTCACCCTAACCAGCCCCAGCCTATGCTTCCCTGCAAGCACAGGATGGATCCCTGCATGTGTCTACCAGTGTTGTACAGCTGGTGGATCTTCCcagcagaaattcagaaagatgCACTGCGATATTGCCCACGTGGAGCAAATCAAAAGCTCAATCCGTGCTCAGAGGGTGACATCTGTGACACATGCTCTGAATACCGAATGATAGTTACAACCCACATCAAGCCAAATTTTTCAGTATCAGCACCCAGCAAGCAGAACTATCCACTGTTGCCACATCCGTGCTCCAAGTGCAGTGGATTCAGGGGCCATACATCCTGCACTGGGATGGAGCAGTGAGCTGGGGCAATGGGACACGTGCTGTCACACACACCAACACTACGGCAGCACGCGTGAGACTACTGAGAAAGAGGCAAAGGGATGGGCACTGTAACTATTGCTTGACAAAACTGCACGCTGGGATAATTGGATGAcccaaaagaaaagcaagtgaaTGTAAAAGATCTGGAtttgttttcacacagaggtgagactgggGCACAAAGGATGCttggaggaggcagagcagcGGTGCTGCCCAGGGCGCGTAGCAAGGCATGGCTGCACTGGAAGACAGACAGACCTACAGGAGGGGTGCAGGACTGAGCTGTGGCTGCCTTTAATCACTGGCAACGTGGTTCTCATTCTGGAGGGTGTGCCAGCGCTCAATCTTCTTGTCTTTGTTCTTCAGACACTCGTACCAGTGTTTCAAGCGCTCCCCCTTTGCCGTAATGCCGAGCTGACAGCCGCCtgcaggaaggggaggagggaacATTCAGAGTTGATGCTGATATTCCACTGCAAAGCACTTGCATCCACCCATAGATCCAGCCCTGTATGGGGCACCCAACCACACGGAGATCTTCACTCACCGATGTAGTCGTTAGATTTGCCGATATCGTAATCCCAGACAGAAATGTCCAGGGACTTCTTGGCCAGGTCGCTGTGTTTGATATCATAGAAAAACTCCTGCAATGGGAGAACACCCACATCACCCCATGTTTGCAAGGAAATCATCCCTGGAAAACTGCTGTAAAGAATTGCAGATATCCTGAATTCCTGAGTTCAGAAACAAGGAGAAGATATTTAAATGGCAGTAGTGAAGAGCAGATGCTCTTCCCCCTGAATGGTGGCACAGTCCACAAGCCAagtcagaatcatagaatcacagaatcattaaggttggaaaagatgacTGAGATCATCCCCATCCAACTGTATAGTTCACTCCTTGCATCTAACTGAGTCTCCTGCATGTTCCCCATCACAGAAACCCCAAAACCTGCAGCCACAACACTTCCCTAGGAGGTGCAGGAGGAGCCTGGCAAGAATTCCCTATTGGATTGGCGGCCAAAGCCAGAGAAATGTATCACCACAGTGGGTCAGGGTGCCCATCACACCCATAGCAATTCTAGGTTGCCCATGGTCTGTAAATACCACTAAGGTTGGTTTAACAGTAGGGAAATTACATACATCCTTACCTCATTAAACTCAGGattcaatgttttctttttaatctggGTCTTATGCTTGGCCTTTTTTCCCATGTCAGGTTTCAGCCAACTGGGGGCAACAGAAAATAGCACAAAATTCAACTGAGAGAAGGGTGTGAGCTTGAATGCTACCAAGAAAGAGTGATTTTTGGACTCAAAGAAAGCAACCAGAGATATTTAAGGCAATGAAATGGGTTAGCCTGTCTCCCTTCCCACCTTCTAAAATTATCTCAAATAAATGTAAAACGAAGTAAAATcttaaatactcttttttttttcctcctcgtATTGCCAGACTACATATGGGAAACCACACAGCCCTGttttgcagggagctgagctcagcagggagATTTCCCTTGCTCACAGCAACCAGTGTCACTTTCAAACCAGAAAGCTGACCTGGGGCCATGCCCTCAGCCCCTCACTGTCCctcaaaaaaaatgcaatgggTCCCAAGTCttcttttcccaaagaaaaCTGCTGATGGAAAATGTGGCCAGGAATGTGTCAGAGCATACATTGGTGGCCAgacttatattttaaaaagctaaaaatagcCCTCAGTGTTTAACAAAGTGCAGACCAGCACTCTCAGCCAAGGTGGTTTCATCCAGAGAATGTGAACTGGTCAGGGGCTCATGCTCCACGTTGGGCTGCAGAACCCAAATTAAATTGCATGGTTGGCACTTGTTAGATCTGTGCTGGAATTTGGTTTAAAAATGGAAAGccatcatttttctgtttgtgaaaatggaaaatatgaggaaaaaaaaaaagagagactgaGAAGGAAGACCGCTGAGTTCCACTCAAGATGCACAACACAGGTGCTACTGCATGGATTTTAGGGAGAACAGAGGGTGTTCTCCTGGTGACCCCATGTCATGGGCAGTCGGTGACCCTGTGGCTGTGTGTCATGGACAGTGGGTGCTCACTTACAGTTTAACGAAGGGGTCTGAGTACCCATTGGCGTCCATGGCTGCCAGGTGCACGCAGCGCACGATGCCCACAATCAGGCCTCCCTGCTGGGTGCTGTACATGAGGGACACCAGGATCTTGCCACGCTCCTCCACGTCCCCACCGCGATCCACCTGCAaggggaagcagctggagataAGGACACAAGCAGGGAGCAGAAGCCAGGCAATGGTAAAGAAGAGACAAAACAGACATGAAGGAGACTTGTAGCCATGCACCAACCCCTTGTTGGTTCAATAAAGGGCTACAATGAAAGAGATGGGGTGAAAAGTGCTGAGGGTCCTTACCTCCTCCTCATACAGAGCCATCCCGCGAGACGAGCCTGTTGTTCCAGCACGCTTCATctgggatggggaagggaagaaaagggacTGCCATGAATGACCACACATGGGAAAGGCTAAAAGGTTCCCTGGTGTCCAGGCTTTGGGTGTAGCTTGGAACCCACCCCAAAAGACTCAACGATATCCAGTATCTACACTTTTGAGTTGACCATGAACTCCCTCACACAGCGGTTGTTAACAACCTCAAAAGTAACAGTAGCAGAAATTTCATAGAAGCTCACTGGTATTACTCTCTCCAAGCAGATGTTGAAGTTCTTTTTCTGATTGGCCTTGAGTTTTTTCAAGGAAACTCTAGTTTCTCCAATAAACTCATTGTGGCCAAATTTGTCTTCATCGCACACGGAGAtcctggagaaaagagaagggcAAAGTGAGCATCAGACAGGCAGGTTACAGCGACACCTGGAGCATAAAACCACACAAAAACCCTCCTGCAAGGTGACCACAGGGTGGGCAGAGGCAAACATCTGCCTTCCTCTGGCCAAATGGccagaaaacagaacttctcCTCTGCCAGGATGTTTGAGTGTGCAGATGCAAGAAGACAAGAGTAAGAAGTTTCCTTCAGACATCACACACTTTAAGGAACTTCTAATCATTTTATTGACCTGTATACTGTAAGATTAAGAGTGCAAAGCCCAGATGTGGACCCCAAATTCTTCATTTCCAGGTGCTCTGCCCATACCCTCTCCCAGCATCATCCTGCCAAGCACCAAGCAATGCCCCAGCTCCTCTACTTGCCTGAGTGTTTTCCGTGTCATGTCCTCATCCGTGATGCCATGATACACCAGGGTTTCATTCCACACTGGGTTGCGGGTGTTGCGTAGGGTCTTTGTTCTCAGCTTATTTGACTACAGCACCAAAAGACAACACGGCACCTGAGCCAGGGCTTTGGGCACTTGTAGCTTATGGGAGGCAACTGGGCTGTGGCATCAAAGACTTAAGCTCTTTCCTGATGATGACACTTGGACTTACTCTGCATGAGACAAGGCAGCCAGCACATCTCTGTGCACAAAGTTAACCTGCAAATGCCAATTCAAGGCTTTTGCTCTCGGTTTCTCCCTCATTTTGCTCACAGTTCCCctgggcagagctcagctgtaGGACTGAGCCCTGCACCCTGAGCACAGAGCCATGGCAGCAGCCCCGAGCCAACCATGCTCCTGCATTCCCAAATGATTTCCCCACTGAGCCGGATCCAACTGGGCTGGGGAAGGAGATTTCCAGAGCTTGCTTTGATGcgatgggaaggaaaaataagttagAGTTCCTTCTTCACAGCTCTAATTAGAACATGCCATGacttcaaagcaaagcaaaccaaactTTCAAACTCTGGTAATAATTAGGTTTTGTGTCGGGGAGAAGCCACACCAAGACTTCAAGGGGAGGAGGTCTGCTGCAAGCCAGGGTCTGGGAGGCTTAGAAAACCTCCACTCACTTCCCAGGCCATGGCCAGCACACCCAGCCCAGGATAAGACACACCTTGCTGGCCCCAGGCAAGAGGTGCAGCTTTACATAAGGATCTGCCAGGCCATTTGAGTCCATCGGTTTCAAGCCCTGAAATATAATAAAGGAGACACAGGGTTAAGCAGAGTAGGGAAATGATGAGATCTATCCAtgaaacaagaagagaaaagaagggaaaggcgagagggaaaaaagggaaaggggaaagggaagggggaaagggtggagagagggaagggggcagaagagagcagctctgaacaTCTGGGATGccgagaagcagaaaaaaaaaaatatccaactccatccctcccagccccagggcGCTGGACACGGATTCACATCCatgaaagaaaggcagagaaagaaagcgCCGTCCGGTGGCACCGCACACACACGGTGATGGGATGCTGTGTGGCAGGGGCCGGGAAGGGCTCACCTTGGCACGGATGAGCGTGCAGTGCAGGGCGCTGTTCTCCTGGTCGTACAGCAGGCTGAACTCCAGCGCTCCCAGCGTGGCTGCATGGGAATGGCACCTCCTAAGAACCCCAGCCAATACCTCTGCTTAAGCAACCCCAATCAGCAATAGTGAGAAAGATTTGCCTCTTAGATGTAAAAGCTTCTTATGGGCAACACCACCCAGCGCGAGTTGAGGATGCAGAAACGCTTCCTTGGTAGGAACAGGCTGGGGAGGTGAAGCCGTGTCCCTCCAAGGATGCTCATCCTCAGGCAGTAGAGTCGCTTGTTAGGGAAGTAAATGGCCAAACATTGAGATCTTGTGGCATTAAGGTACTAAAGCCACCATGCCTTTTCTACAGGTGGATGGGCAAACAGCCAAATTTGGGCCTCTTGAAATGGGAAGGTCACATTAGCACAGTTAATGGCACCCATTAGAGCTGAGTAACCTGGTGCAAAACTGAGAATGGGAGTGGGCTCGGCTGCAGCTCCATCCTCCATCCCTCACACAACCCAGCTGTCAAGAGCTTAAACCAAAGCACAGTGACACCCCTAAGGCCCTGAGGTCCTTCCTGCATTTGGAAGTACCCAAAGCATCACGGGCTGAAGTTTTGGAGAGCACTTTTCACTTTCCAGTTGGCTTTGTGTTTGTGGCACAAACCCACACATCCCCCAGCCCCTGGATACGCACTGCCTTCATCAGAGTCATAGCTGTTGGcgtcttcttcctcctcctctggggGTGGCTGTCgcaatggggctgggggctgtggggctccaGGGGGTCGGGCTGGCCTCTCATCCCGAGCTGGGGGTGCAGTGTAGCCCCCAGCCCGCTCCTCCTTGGGGGCTGCATGGGCTGGTTCCGGGGGTCCCGGCGGTGGGCTTGCTGCAGGAGAGACCCCATTAGCCCCCAGTGTGCGCTGTCCCCAGGCCCTCAGCAGGAACCCAACATTTACCTTGTGTTTCCAGCATGCGGCCAGCTGCCCCAGGACCTGGTCTTGCCACTGAGGGTAGATACATGGTTAATGGGATGACCATGGTGGTGTGCTTCCCAGTCCGACATTGGGGTGTCCAccccagcccacagcaccctacctgcaggtgctgctggccTGACAGTGGCAGCGGGTGGCCGTGGGGGTGGTGTGGAGTTGGTTTGCATGGAGTTGGCTCTCTTCACACCTGCAAGTGGAAGCAGGATCAGCACTGGGGATGGAGCAATGCAATCCTGTCTGGGAACTGAGCATTGCCCTGGTGTGGAGCTGACAGCCTCCAGCCTCGCAGAGAATCCCTGCTCCTTTTTGCCTCCAGATCacaatttttccttctctgcttttgaaTCTAAACAACATTGAGCGTCGCTCCACCCTCACACCAGGCAGGAGCTACAAGTTTCGTGGGCACATGTCCTCATCCCTGCTGGCTGTAAGAAACAGGAAAGCATCTGTCctcagagcagcacccagcacacacGTTTCCAGCCTTATCAACTTCCGCAAGCTCAGCCCTTGAGTGACAAGTGGGCTCATCCCATATCACCACTCAGCAAAGTGAAATGGATCggtgccagcagtgtgcatgaGCACACCCGTGTGCAACGCATGGCTCTCACCAGGGCTCCTGCTGACCCCACTCTCGATGGTGGGATCACGGCTCTCCGTGTCTTCACTGCCACATGGCCCCATCCTGCCCTCAGCCGGCTTGCGGACCCGGGCTGCCATCGTCACCTCACTGCCTGTAGGAGTGAGAAACAGGGCGGTGAGGT of the Lagopus muta isolate bLagMut1 chromosome 17, bLagMut1 primary, whole genome shotgun sequence genome contains:
- the RPH3A gene encoding rabphilin-3A isoform X2, with translation MTDAVVGGSADRWMCPGDRTMSLRARWAARGGQPERQRKGEELTDEEKEIINRVIARAEKMEEMEQERIGRLMTRLEDMRRSVLGDGVNRCILCGEQLGPRGSACVVCEDCKKNVCTKCGVETTNSRPHPIWLCKICSEQREVWKRSGAWFFKGLPKQMLPQPMPVSKSKVPPAPSEPSPAEPPAPDPKLPSRTPGRGQADEQDHCGSEVTMAARVRKPAEGRMGPCGSEDTESRDPTIESGVSRSPGVKRANSMQTNSTPPPRPPAATVRPAAPAVARPGPGAAGRMLETQASPPPGPPEPAHAAPKEERAGGYTAPPARDERPARPPGAPQPPAPLRQPPPEEEEEDANSYDSDEGTTLGALEFSLLYDQENSALHCTLIRAKGLKPMDSNGLADPYVKLHLLPGASKSNKLRTKTLRNTRNPVWNETLVYHGITDEDMTRKTLRISVCDEDKFGHNEFIGETRVSLKKLKANQKKNFNICLERVIPMKRAGTTGSSRGMALYEEEVDRGGDVEERGKILVSLMYSTQQGGLIVGIVRCVHLAAMDANGYSDPFVKLWLKPDMGKKAKHKTQIKKKTLNPEFNEEFFYDIKHSDLAKKSLDISVWDYDIGKSNDYIGGCQLGITAKGERLKHWYECLKNKDKKIERWHTLQNENHVASD
- the RPH3A gene encoding rabphilin-3A isoform X3, with protein sequence MTDAVVGGSADRWMCPGDRTMSLRASSEKEQWAARGGQPERQRKGEELTDEEKEIINRVIARAEKMEEMEQERIGRLMTRLEDMRRSVLGDGVNRCILCGEQLGPRGSACVVCEDCKKNVCTKCGVETTNSRPHPIWLCKICSEQREVWKRSGAWFFKGLPKQMLPQPMPVSKSKVPPAPSEPSPAEPPAPDPKLPSRTPGRGSEVTMAARVRKPAEGRMGPCGSEDTESRDPTIESGVSRSPGVKRANSMQTNSTPPPRPPAATVRPAAPAVARPGPGAAGRMLETQASPPPGPPEPAHAAPKEERAGGYTAPPARDERPARPPGAPQPPAPLRQPPPEEEEEDANSYDSDEGTTLGALEFSLLYDQENSALHCTLIRAKGLKPMDSNGLADPYVKLHLLPGASKSNKLRTKTLRNTRNPVWNETLVYHGITDEDMTRKTLRISVCDEDKFGHNEFIGETRVSLKKLKANQKKNFNICLERVIPMKRAGTTGSSRGMALYEEEVDRGGDVEERGKILVSLMYSTQQGGLIVGIVRCVHLAAMDANGYSDPFVKLWLKPDMGKKAKHKTQIKKKTLNPEFNEEFFYDIKHSDLAKKSLDISVWDYDIGKSNDYIGGCQLGITAKGERLKHWYECLKNKDKKIERWHTLQNENHVASD
- the RPH3A gene encoding rabphilin-3A isoform X1 encodes the protein MTDAVVGGSADRWMCPGDRTMSLRASSEKEQWAARGGQPERQRKGEELTDEEKEIINRVIARAEKMEEMEQERIGRLMTRLEDMRRSVLGDGVNRCILCGEQLGPRGSACVVCEDCKKNVCTKCGVETTNSRPHPIWLCKICSEQREVWKRSGAWFFKGLPKQMLPQPMPVSKSKVPPAPSEPSPAEPPAPDPKLPSRTPGRGQADEQDHCGSEVTMAARVRKPAEGRMGPCGSEDTESRDPTIESGVSRSPGVKRANSMQTNSTPPPRPPAATVRPAAPAVARPGPGAAGRMLETQASPPPGPPEPAHAAPKEERAGGYTAPPARDERPARPPGAPQPPAPLRQPPPEEEEEDANSYDSDEGTTLGALEFSLLYDQENSALHCTLIRAKGLKPMDSNGLADPYVKLHLLPGASKSNKLRTKTLRNTRNPVWNETLVYHGITDEDMTRKTLRISVCDEDKFGHNEFIGETRVSLKKLKANQKKNFNICLERVIPMKRAGTTGSSRGMALYEEEVDRGGDVEERGKILVSLMYSTQQGGLIVGIVRCVHLAAMDANGYSDPFVKLWLKPDMGKKAKHKTQIKKKTLNPEFNEEFFYDIKHSDLAKKSLDISVWDYDIGKSNDYIGGCQLGITAKGERLKHWYECLKNKDKKIERWHTLQNENHVASD